Within Lactobacillus amylovorus DSM 20531, the genomic segment GAACTGACTGCGTTTTTAGGCTATGATCCTTATGCCAGAGCTGGCTGGAATACAGGCAAATCACGCAATGGTGCTTACTTTCGCAAGGTTGATACGCAATTTGGCGAGATTGAAATTCAGATGCCTAGGGATCGCAACGGCATGTTTCATCAGCACACGCTCCCTGACTACAAGCAGCACTCCGATGTTTTGGAAAGCATGATTATCAAGCTATATTCCAAAGGCGTAACCACCAGAGAAATAGCCGACTTGATTGAAAAGATGTATGGCAGTCATTACAGCCCAGCTCAGGTATCTAACATCTCCAAGCAGATGATTCTAAAAGTCGAGGCCTATCATCAGCGCAAACTCAGTGACAAGTTCTTCTGCGTTTATTTGGACGCTACCTACATTCCTTTGCGTCGCATAACCTTTGATCGTGAAGCAGTTTATATTGCCATTGGCATCAAGCCTAATGGCCACAAGGAAATCATCGATTACCGCATTGCTCCCAGCGAAAACGTCGAGAATTGGACGGAAATGCTTCAAGACATGAAGTCTCGCGGTCTAGAACAGGTTGAGCTCTTTCTTTCAGATGGCGTTGTGGGCATGAAGACAGTGCTGGAGCAGACT encodes:
- a CDS encoding IS256 family transposase: MNDFTKNMAQALFNQDKINDLLRKELQQAVNDLLEAELTAFLGYDPYARAGWNTGKSRNGAYFRKVDTQFGEIEIQMPRDRNGMFHQHTLPDYKQHSDVLESMIIKLYSKGVTTREIADLIEKMYGSHYSPAQVSNISKQMILKVEAYHQRKLSDKFFCVYLDATYIPLRRITFDREAVYIAIGIKPNGHKEIIDYRIAPSENVENWTEMLQDMKSRGLEQVELFLSDGVVGMKTVLEQTYPKAHFQRCLVHVMRNICAKVRVDDRETIMNEFKQIHQQQNKEAAIKVLHAFYDKWNRAYNHVIRNLKDIEPDLLVFYSYPKQIRASIYSTNMIESFNNVIKRKAKPKAEFPTEQSLDTFIGIQAMSYNDRYFNRIHKGFGQVKDTLESYFD